From Hymenobacter sedentarius, a single genomic window includes:
- a CDS encoding DUF421 domain-containing protein, producing MKELWDTLFGLHATSTTITALQMMTRALLVFFAALLLLRVSGKRTFGGNATFDIVVKIMLGAVLSRTVVAASPFCGTLLACLVLVGLRRLLAWGSFHSHLVGRLVKGDEYVLVENGQINQENLSRNNLSRKDLMEGVRESGHLETLDEDEIVRLERDGSISVVKKKPE from the coding sequence ATGAAAGAGCTTTGGGATACGCTATTTGGGCTGCACGCCACCTCCACCACCATCACCGCCCTGCAGATGATGACGCGGGCCTTGCTGGTGTTTTTTGCGGCGCTCTTGCTACTGCGGGTATCGGGCAAGCGCACGTTCGGCGGCAATGCCACCTTTGATATCGTGGTGAAGATTATGCTGGGCGCCGTGCTGAGCCGGACGGTGGTGGCGGCGTCGCCGTTTTGCGGCACGCTGCTGGCCTGCCTGGTGCTGGTGGGGCTGCGGCGGCTGCTGGCCTGGGGCTCGTTTCACAGCCACCTGGTGGGCCGGCTGGTGAAGGGCGATGAGTACGTGCTGGTAGAAAACGGCCAAATCAACCAGGAAAACCTCTCCCGCAACAACCTCTCCCGCAAAGACCTCATGGAAGGCGTGCGCGAAAGCGGCCACCTCGAGACGCTTGATGAGGATGAAATTGTGCGCCTGGAGCGCGACGGCAGCATTTCGGTGGTAAAAAAGAAGCCGGAGTAA
- the pyrH gene encoding UMP kinase, with translation MKYHRILLKLSGEALMGQQQYGIDAERLMQYASEIKSVAATGVQVAVVIGGGNIYRGVEAEAFGLDRVQGDYMGMLATVINSMALQSALEKLEVSTRLLSGLTIQRVCEPYIRRRAVRHLEKGRVVIFGAGIGSPYFTTDSAASLRAIEIEADVVLKGTRVDGIYTADPEKDPTATRYNEITFDEVLKKNLNVMDMTAFTLCKENNLPIIVFDMNTPGNLQRLLDGESMGTLVSRGGTGPRDGRKPVLDPKRTLLQPVVGNQPEQA, from the coding sequence TTGAAATACCACCGCATCCTTCTCAAGCTCAGCGGCGAAGCGCTAATGGGCCAGCAGCAGTACGGCATCGATGCCGAGCGGCTGATGCAATATGCCTCCGAAATTAAATCCGTGGCCGCCACGGGCGTACAAGTGGCCGTCGTGATTGGCGGGGGCAACATTTACCGCGGCGTGGAGGCAGAGGCGTTTGGCCTCGACCGCGTGCAGGGCGACTACATGGGCATGCTCGCTACGGTGATTAACTCCATGGCCCTGCAAAGCGCCCTGGAGAAGCTGGAAGTGAGCACGCGCCTGCTGTCGGGCCTCACCATCCAGCGGGTGTGCGAGCCCTACATCCGCCGGCGCGCCGTGCGGCACCTGGAGAAAGGCCGCGTGGTGATTTTTGGGGCCGGCATTGGCTCGCCTTATTTCACGACCGACTCGGCCGCCTCGCTGCGGGCCATTGAGATTGAGGCCGACGTGGTGCTGAAAGGCACCCGCGTGGACGGCATCTATACCGCCGACCCGGAGAAAGACCCCACGGCCACCCGCTACAACGAAATCACGTTCGATGAGGTGCTGAAAAAGAATCTGAACGTGATGGACATGACGGCCTTCACGCTTTGCAAAGAGAATAACCTGCCCATCATCGTGTTCGACATGAACACGCCCGGCAACCTGCAGCGCTTGCTCGACGGCGAGTCGATGGGCACGCTGGTGAGCCGGGGCGGCACCGGCCCGCGCGATGGCCGCAAGCCGGTGCTGGACCCCAAGCGTACGCTGCTGCAGCCGGTGGTGGGCAACCAGCCGGAGCAGGCGTAA
- a CDS encoding glycoside hydrolase family 43 protein encodes MYCNPVLDENFPDPTIIRAADGWYYAYGTQTKRHGVILNLQVARSRNLINWEHLGEGLPHKPRWATASQKIWAPHVSEHGGRYYLYYSTRPDGTDYFSLALAVADAPAGPFVDVGYPLLPGPGFTCIDPMAFDDPATGQRLLYWGSGFGPIWVRELADDRLGFRPGSEARAVLHPTISNDPDDYHRLVEAAWVHYRDGWYYLFFSGDNCCGVNAHYAVLVARARHATGPFETYATATADPHAALLAANAHWRAPGHNCVVTDAAGQDWLAYHAIDPRQPTFDAIDDSEGYSRRILLLDRLIYANGWPMVATSSPSWQPQPAPVGQ; translated from the coding sequence ATGTACTGCAACCCCGTCCTCGACGAAAACTTCCCGGACCCCACCATCATCCGCGCCGCCGATGGCTGGTACTACGCCTACGGCACCCAAACCAAGCGCCACGGCGTCATCCTCAACCTGCAGGTGGCCCGCTCCCGCAACCTAATTAACTGGGAGCACCTGGGCGAGGGGCTGCCCCACAAGCCGCGGTGGGCCACCGCCAGCCAGAAAATCTGGGCCCCGCACGTGAGCGAGCACGGCGGCCGCTATTACCTGTACTACTCCACCCGGCCCGACGGCACCGATTACTTCAGCCTGGCCCTGGCCGTGGCCGATGCCCCCGCCGGCCCGTTTGTCGACGTTGGCTACCCGTTGCTCCCCGGCCCCGGCTTCACCTGCATCGACCCCATGGCGTTCGACGACCCCGCCACCGGCCAGCGGCTGCTCTACTGGGGGTCGGGGTTTGGCCCCATCTGGGTGCGCGAGCTGGCCGACGACCGCCTCGGTTTCCGGCCGGGCAGTGAGGCGCGGGCCGTGCTTCACCCCACCATTTCCAACGACCCCGACGACTACCACCGCCTCGTGGAAGCCGCCTGGGTGCACTACCGCGACGGCTGGTACTACCTGTTTTTTTCGGGTGATAACTGCTGCGGCGTCAACGCCCACTACGCCGTGCTGGTGGCCCGCGCCCGCCACGCCACCGGGCCCTTCGAAACCTACGCCACCGCCACCGCCGACCCGCACGCGGCCCTGCTCGCGGCCAACGCCCACTGGCGCGCCCCGGGCCACAACTGCGTGGTGACCGATGCCGCCGGGCAGGACTGGCTGGCCTACCACGCCATCGACCCGCGCCAGCCCACCTTCGACGCCATCGACGATTCCGAAGGCTATTCCCGCCGCATCCTGCTCCTGGATAGGCTCATCTACGCCAACGGCTGGCCCATGGTGGCCACCAGCTCGCCCTCCTGGCAGCCCCAGCCCGCGCCCGTAGGGCAATAG
- a CDS encoding sigma-70 family RNA polymerase sigma factor, whose translation MSDSPERVKLSKEEKDRRFQAELMPVLDPLYNFAYRLTLDEDDANDLVQETYLKAYRFFEYFEPGTNAKAWLFRILKNSFINDFRKKSKQPAKVDYSEIEGYYNPDDVEAEGEVGASSSDMRQQSARDLIGDEVASALNSLPVDFRTVIILCDLEGFTYEEMAKVLDIPIGTVRSRLHRARNFLKDKLEKYAQSMGYGNDGIDDDAELTEPDNN comes from the coding sequence ATGAGCGATTCTCCCGAACGGGTTAAGCTGAGCAAAGAGGAAAAGGACCGGCGCTTTCAAGCCGAGCTGATGCCTGTGCTCGACCCGCTCTACAACTTTGCCTATCGCCTCACCCTCGACGAGGACGATGCCAACGACCTGGTTCAGGAAACCTACCTGAAGGCGTACCGCTTTTTTGAGTACTTCGAGCCGGGCACCAACGCCAAGGCCTGGCTTTTTCGCATTCTCAAGAATTCGTTCATCAACGACTTCCGCAAGAAAAGCAAGCAGCCGGCCAAGGTCGATTACAGCGAGATAGAGGGCTATTACAACCCCGACGACGTAGAGGCCGAGGGTGAAGTAGGCGCGTCGTCGTCCGATATGCGCCAGCAGTCCGCCCGCGATTTAATCGGCGACGAAGTAGCCAGCGCGCTAAATTCTTTGCCGGTAGATTTTCGCACCGTAATCATCCTGTGCGACCTAGAGGGATTTACATATGAGGAAATGGCCAAAGTGCTTGATATTCCGATAGGTACCGTCCGTTCGAGACTGCACCGGGCCCGCAATTTTCTCAAGGATAAACTAGAGAAATACGCGCAGTCAATGGGATATGGCAATGATGGAATAGACGACGATGCGGAACTAACCGAGCCCGATAATAATTAA
- a CDS encoding glycosyltransferase family 2 protein, whose translation MVSLSVVIITFNEAANIARCLQAVGDVADEVLVIDSFSTDDTVEICRQHGARVIQHAFAGYVEQKNYATAQAQFDHVLQLDADEVLTEELRQSIRAAKQHWQHAAYTLARLTNYCGHWVRHGGWYPDRKLRLYDRRLGRWTGLLLHERYEVAASHTTGQLAGDALHYSYHSIAQHVSQLNKFTSITAQELALRGKTNVTLFHLLLKPLWKFVHSYFFRLGLLDGFAGLCIAGISAWGVFLKFAKLKTRTERAEA comes from the coding sequence GTGGTTTCCCTTTCCGTCGTCATTATCACCTTCAACGAAGCGGCCAATATTGCCCGCTGCCTCCAGGCCGTGGGCGACGTGGCCGACGAAGTACTGGTAATAGACTCGTTTTCGACCGACGACACTGTGGAAATCTGCCGGCAGCACGGCGCCCGCGTCATTCAGCACGCCTTTGCCGGCTACGTGGAGCAGAAAAACTACGCCACCGCCCAGGCCCAGTTCGACCACGTACTGCAGCTCGACGCCGACGAAGTGCTGACCGAGGAGCTGCGCCAGTCCATCCGGGCAGCCAAGCAGCACTGGCAGCACGCCGCCTACACTCTGGCTCGCCTCACCAACTACTGCGGCCACTGGGTGCGCCACGGCGGCTGGTACCCCGACCGCAAGCTGCGCCTCTACGACCGCCGCCTGGGCCGCTGGACCGGCCTGCTCCTGCACGAGCGCTACGAAGTGGCCGCCAGCCATACCACGGGACAGCTCGCTGGCGATGCCCTGCACTACAGCTACCATTCCATTGCGCAGCACGTCAGCCAGCTCAATAAGTTCACCAGCATCACGGCCCAGGAACTGGCCCTGCGCGGCAAAACCAACGTCACCCTGTTTCACTTGCTGCTCAAGCCGCTCTGGAAATTCGTGCACAGCTACTTCTTCCGCCTGGGCTTGCTGGATGGGTTTGCCGGCCTCTGCATTGCGGGCATCTCGGCCTGGGGCGTCTTTCTGAAATTCGCGAAGCTGAAAACCCGCACCGAACGCGCCGAAGCATGA
- a CDS encoding glycosyltransferase family 9 protein, whose amino-acid sequence MSQTFLVSRTDAIGDVVLTLPVAGQLKQHFPGCRVVLIGHTYTAPVAAACPWVDDFLNLDDLLQQPEPRQVATLRGYAAAAIIHVFPNRALARLALKAKIAVRIGTRNRWQHWLTCNRLVALSRRHSPLHEAQLNLQLLQPLGVAPLPSLLDVAKLVQLRPVEPLPASFRQLLQARQPGQLNVILHPRSRGSAREWGLDNFGHLAQLLHQAGHRVFLTGTAAEGEELREWRHQHAAALTADLTGQLNLPQFIAFIAAADGLVAGSTGPLHLAAALGRHALGLYPPIRPMHPGRWGPLGPHAGFMVFDKPTCDDCRTQPATCSCIRAIEPVAVAARVLTWQPLLLKDE is encoded by the coding sequence ATGAGCCAGACCTTCCTCGTGTCCCGCACCGACGCCATCGGCGACGTGGTGCTGACCCTGCCGGTAGCGGGCCAGCTAAAGCAGCACTTCCCGGGCTGCCGGGTGGTGCTTATTGGGCACACCTACACCGCTCCGGTAGCGGCCGCCTGCCCGTGGGTCGATGATTTTCTGAACTTGGATGACTTGCTTCAGCAGCCAGAGCCCCGGCAGGTAGCCACCCTGCGGGGCTACGCTGCCGCTGCCATCATCCACGTTTTTCCCAACCGCGCCCTGGCCCGGCTGGCGCTCAAGGCCAAAATCGCCGTGCGCATCGGCACCCGCAACCGTTGGCAACATTGGCTGACCTGCAACCGGCTGGTGGCCCTGAGCCGCCGGCATTCGCCCCTGCACGAAGCCCAGCTCAACCTCCAGCTGCTCCAGCCCCTGGGCGTGGCCCCCTTGCCCAGCCTCCTCGACGTAGCGAAACTGGTGCAGCTGCGGCCGGTTGAGCCGCTGCCCGCATCGTTTCGGCAGTTGCTGCAAGCGCGCCAGCCCGGCCAGCTCAACGTCATCCTGCACCCGCGCAGCCGGGGCAGCGCCCGCGAATGGGGTCTCGACAACTTTGGGCACCTGGCCCAACTGCTGCACCAGGCCGGCCACCGTGTGTTCCTCACCGGCACGGCGGCAGAAGGGGAGGAGCTCCGCGAATGGCGGCACCAGCACGCGGCCGCCCTCACCGCCGACCTCACCGGCCAGCTCAACTTGCCCCAGTTCATCGCCTTCATTGCTGCCGCCGATGGGCTGGTGGCGGGCAGCACCGGCCCGTTGCACTTGGCCGCCGCACTGGGCCGGCACGCGCTGGGGCTGTATCCGCCCATTCGGCCTATGCACCCGGGCCGCTGGGGGCCGCTGGGGCCGCACGCCGGGTTCATGGTCTTCGACAAGCCCACCTGCGACGACTGCCGTACCCAGCCCGCCACCTGTAGCTGCATTCGGGCCATTGAGCCGGTGGCGGTGGCAGCGCGCGTATTGACGTGGCAACCGTTACTTTTGAAGGATGAATAA
- a CDS encoding T9SS type A sorting domain-containing protein yields the protein MPFVVPFLRFVSRRLWVVVLGLAFAQPVLGQALVPETQCLMLPMEPAVRARQAALVVEAEVLDAQSFWDTDHHRLFTRHRMRVFSLLKGQVADTTGLVLITEGGRLGFDQQILTNTLSLAAGQQGVFFLTRAPWTGLPTTAGRAWTPYGSEQGFIAYNLAERTATEPFRTYPALDATFYKGITQLTGQGRRVLQPNPALAAPLPATMQRGTLAPVVANFGPQIIPAGAGALLTINGTGFGSARGSGFVEFRNADDGGTTRVKARDKDYVSWTDTRIEVRVPSSAIGGSPAGSGTVRVTTSDQQIVDSGGTLTVVYALTNVESTTGLIARPNHIAQNASGGVTFHFGPNFASNAAAAAAWQRALATWRCQTGINWEVGTPATANTIADDNQNVVAFDAGAQLPALVLGRTTSYYAGCQVPGGEVVFWVKEVDMQFDDGANFQFGPAFAIGALGQIDFETVAVHELGHAHQLGHLILPGAVMHYSIARGQNTRTLSSSSDIAGGRQVLRVRSFKSLGCSNQPMLPAPLTSFSAKYEKATGVTLTWTTRDECFLNNFVVERSVGSDTTSWKRLGVVATRPGGQYQFFDAQVPGGLLYYRLRLTRPDGSLDNVAPTLLSTEGTSAAVVVFPNPATEDQLQVQYPATLEGTVVFRFYDSVGRRIRTTSIATVAGLNILPLNIAGLRPGFYVLRWRDAQGNTGSRKFVRQ from the coding sequence ATGCCGTTTGTAGTACCGTTTCTCCGTTTTGTTAGCCGTCGCTTGTGGGTGGTGGTACTTGGGCTCGCATTTGCCCAGCCGGTGTTGGGCCAGGCCCTGGTGCCCGAAACCCAGTGCCTGATGCTGCCCATGGAGCCCGCCGTCCGGGCCCGGCAGGCGGCGCTGGTGGTCGAAGCAGAAGTGCTCGATGCCCAAAGCTTTTGGGATACCGACCACCACCGCTTGTTTACCCGGCACCGCATGCGGGTGTTTTCCCTGCTTAAGGGCCAAGTGGCCGATACCACCGGCCTCGTGCTCATCACTGAAGGCGGCCGCCTGGGCTTCGACCAGCAAATCCTCACCAACACGCTTAGCCTGGCCGCCGGGCAGCAGGGCGTTTTCTTCCTGACCCGCGCGCCTTGGACCGGCCTGCCCACTACTGCCGGCCGCGCCTGGACGCCCTATGGCAGCGAGCAGGGCTTCATTGCGTACAACTTGGCCGAGCGCACCGCCACCGAGCCTTTTCGGACGTATCCGGCCCTCGATGCTACCTTCTACAAAGGCATTACCCAGCTCACCGGGCAGGGGCGCCGGGTATTGCAGCCCAACCCGGCCCTGGCAGCCCCATTACCGGCCACCATGCAGCGTGGCACCTTGGCCCCCGTCGTTGCCAACTTCGGTCCCCAAATCATCCCCGCTGGCGCCGGGGCTTTGCTTACCATCAACGGAACGGGGTTTGGTAGCGCCCGGGGCAGTGGCTTTGTGGAGTTCCGCAACGCCGACGACGGCGGGACCACCCGCGTGAAGGCCCGCGACAAAGACTATGTTTCCTGGACGGATACCCGCATTGAGGTGCGCGTGCCCTCATCGGCCATCGGCGGCAGCCCGGCTGGTTCCGGCACCGTGCGCGTAACCACCAGCGACCAGCAAATCGTGGACAGCGGGGGCACCCTCACCGTCGTATACGCCCTCACCAATGTGGAAAGCACCACCGGCCTCATTGCCCGGCCCAACCACATTGCCCAGAACGCATCCGGTGGAGTCACCTTTCACTTCGGGCCCAATTTCGCTTCCAATGCCGCGGCGGCGGCGGCCTGGCAGCGGGCCCTGGCCACCTGGCGCTGCCAAACGGGCATCAACTGGGAAGTAGGCACCCCGGCCACGGCCAATACCATTGCCGACGATAACCAGAACGTGGTGGCTTTCGACGCGGGTGCCCAGCTGCCCGCCCTCGTGCTGGGCCGCACCACCAGTTATTACGCCGGCTGCCAGGTGCCGGGCGGCGAGGTAGTGTTTTGGGTGAAAGAGGTGGACATGCAGTTCGACGATGGTGCCAACTTTCAGTTTGGGCCCGCCTTCGCCATTGGCGCGCTCGGCCAGATTGACTTTGAGACGGTGGCGGTGCACGAGCTGGGCCATGCGCACCAGTTGGGCCACCTCATCCTGCCCGGCGCGGTGATGCACTACTCCATTGCCCGGGGCCAGAACACGCGCACCCTCAGCTCCAGCAGCGACATTGCCGGCGGCCGCCAGGTGCTCCGCGTGCGCAGCTTCAAGAGCCTGGGCTGCAGCAACCAGCCCATGCTGCCGGCTCCCCTCACCAGCTTTAGCGCCAAATACGAAAAGGCCACCGGCGTTACCCTAACCTGGACCACGCGCGACGAGTGCTTCCTCAACAACTTCGTGGTGGAGCGCAGCGTGGGCAGCGACACCACTTCTTGGAAGCGGCTGGGCGTAGTGGCTACCCGGCCGGGCGGCCAGTACCAGTTTTTTGATGCGCAGGTGCCCGGTGGCTTGCTCTACTACCGCCTCCGACTGACCCGGCCCGATGGCTCGCTCGACAACGTGGCCCCCACCTTGCTCTCCACCGAAGGCACCAGCGCGGCGGTGGTGGTTTTCCCAAACCCTGCCACCGAAGACCAACTGCAAGTGCAGTACCCGGCCACCCTGGAAGGGACCGTGGTGTTCCGGTTTTACGACAGCGTCGGGCGCCGAATACGCACCACCAGCATCGCTACGGTAGCCGGCCTGAACATCCTGCCCCTGAACATTGCCGGCCTGAGGCCCGGCTTTTACGTTCTGCGCTGGCGCGATGCCCAGGGCAATACCGGCAGCCGCAAGTTTGTGCGGCAGTAA
- the nadD gene encoding nicotinate (nicotinamide) nucleotide adenylyltransferase, with product MSGRARIGLLFGSFNPVHVGHLILAEYFATRTDLAEVWLVVSPHSPFKEVADLLPDTERLRLVELALAGNPHLRAEDIEFSLPRPSYTIATLDALRRRHPSLEFVLLMGADNLPGLPRWQESARLLSEVDIYIYPRPNVELPELTPFPRVQVMAAPLLDISATYIRESLRTGHSIRYLVPPAVEAALLALQTSV from the coding sequence ATGAGCGGCCGGGCGCGGATAGGCTTGTTGTTTGGGTCGTTCAATCCCGTGCACGTCGGCCACCTCATCCTGGCCGAATACTTTGCCACCCGCACCGATTTGGCCGAAGTCTGGCTGGTGGTCTCCCCGCATAGCCCCTTCAAGGAAGTGGCCGACCTGCTGCCCGATACGGAGCGCCTGCGTCTGGTTGAGCTGGCCCTGGCCGGCAACCCGCACCTGCGCGCCGAGGACATTGAGTTTAGCCTGCCGCGCCCCAGCTACACCATCGCCACGCTCGATGCCCTGCGCCGGCGCCATCCCTCCCTCGAGTTTGTGCTGCTGATGGGGGCCGACAACCTTCCAGGCCTGCCGCGCTGGCAGGAATCGGCGCGGTTGCTTTCCGAGGTCGACATTTACATCTACCCGCGCCCCAATGTTGAGCTACCTGAACTGACGCCTTTTCCCCGCGTTCAGGTGATGGCAGCGCCGCTGCTGGATATCTCAGCCACCTACATCCGCGAAAGCCTGCGCACCGGCCACAGCATCCGCTACCTAGTGCCCCCGGCCGTTGAGGCGGCCTTGCTGGCTCTGCAAACTTCCGTGTAG
- a CDS encoding GNAT family N-acetyltransferase: MENNIVLRRGVEADLPQVLALIQELAEYERAPDAVTNTLAAMQRDGFGPAPIFSFFVLENNATEIIGIALFYTAYSTWKGRMLYLEDLVVTEPARRGGFGRLLFDAVVAEARATGAVRLKWQVLDWNEPAIAFYKKLGATIEDEWFNGNLDAAQLASYTVAPAAAAAATPTGRSL; the protein is encoded by the coding sequence ATGGAAAACAACATTGTGCTGCGCCGCGGCGTGGAAGCCGACCTGCCCCAGGTACTCGCCCTTATCCAGGAGCTAGCCGAGTACGAGCGCGCCCCGGACGCCGTCACCAACACCCTGGCCGCCATGCAGCGCGACGGGTTTGGGCCCGCCCCCATTTTCAGCTTTTTCGTGCTCGAAAACAACGCGACCGAAATCATCGGCATCGCCTTGTTCTACACCGCCTATTCGACCTGGAAAGGCCGGATGCTGTACCTGGAAGACCTGGTAGTAACCGAGCCGGCGCGGCGCGGCGGCTTTGGCCGGCTGCTGTTTGATGCCGTGGTGGCCGAAGCCCGCGCTACCGGCGCCGTTCGCCTAAAGTGGCAGGTGCTGGACTGGAACGAGCCCGCCATCGCCTTCTACAAAAAGCTGGGCGCCACCATCGAAGACGAATGGTTCAACGGCAACCTCGACGCAGCCCAACTGGCCAGCTATACCGTGGCACCAGCCGCGGCCGCGGCAGCCACGCCCACGGGGCGCAGCCTCTAG
- a CDS encoding inorganic diphosphatase produces the protein MTKPLHQLPARVPHSHQRVHVVVETPKGGRNKVAFDPELQAFKLKGVLPEGHSFPFDFGFVPSTQAEDGDPLDVLLLLDAPTFPGCVVEARLIGALEIEQEEKDGQTVRNDRLLAVAADSREHKSIHTIANLSGEMLHEIEHFFVSYNQVKGQSLKVLRRVGPERAHALLEHAQH, from the coding sequence ATGACAAAACCCCTGCACCAACTGCCCGCCCGGGTGCCGCACTCCCACCAGCGCGTGCACGTAGTGGTCGAAACGCCGAAGGGCGGCCGCAACAAGGTGGCCTTCGACCCCGAACTGCAAGCCTTCAAGCTGAAAGGCGTGCTGCCCGAAGGCCACAGTTTCCCCTTTGACTTTGGCTTTGTGCCCTCTACCCAGGCCGAAGACGGCGACCCGCTCGACGTGCTGCTCCTGCTCGACGCGCCCACGTTTCCGGGCTGCGTGGTGGAAGCCCGCCTGATTGGGGCCCTCGAAATTGAGCAGGAGGAAAAAGACGGCCAGACCGTGCGCAACGACCGGCTGCTGGCCGTGGCCGCCGACTCGCGCGAGCACAAAAGCATCCACACCATTGCCAACCTCTCCGGCGAGATGCTGCACGAAATCGAGCATTTTTTTGTCTCTTATAACCAGGTAAAAGGGCAAAGCCTTAAGGTGCTGCGCCGCGTGGGCCCCGAGCGGGCGCACGCGCTACTAGAGCACGCGCAGCACTAG
- the gmk gene encoding guanylate kinase, producing MQGKIIVFSAPSGAGKTTIVHRLMERLPELSFSISACTRDRRGRTEANGKDYYFISVQDFQDKIRHDEFVEWEEVYEGAFYGTLKSEIERIWDSGKHAILDVDVKGGLSIKEFYKDRALAIFVRPPSIEVLEQRLQARATDSQSSISSRVYKANFELAFEDRFDVTVVNDDLDVATDQAEKLVRQFISAEPAIV from the coding sequence ATGCAAGGCAAAATCATTGTGTTTTCGGCACCTTCGGGCGCCGGAAAAACCACCATCGTGCATCGGCTTATGGAGCGGCTGCCCGAACTAAGCTTTTCCATCTCGGCTTGCACCCGTGACCGCCGCGGTCGCACCGAGGCCAATGGCAAAGACTATTATTTTATTTCCGTGCAGGACTTCCAGGACAAGATTCGTCACGACGAATTTGTGGAGTGGGAGGAAGTGTACGAAGGTGCCTTCTACGGCACGCTAAAGTCCGAAATTGAGCGCATCTGGGACAGCGGCAAACACGCCATCCTCGATGTCGACGTAAAAGGCGGCCTTAGCATCAAAGAGTTTTATAAGGACCGGGCCCTGGCGATTTTCGTCCGCCCCCCGTCCATCGAAGTCCTTGAGCAGCGCCTGCAGGCCCGTGCCACCGACTCCCAATCCAGCATCTCTTCGCGGGTTTACAAGGCCAATTTCGAGTTGGCGTTTGAGGACCGGTTCGACGTAACCGTCGTCAACGACGACCTCGACGTCGCCACCGACCAGGCCGAAAAGCTGGTCCGCCAGTTCATTAGCGCCGAGCCCGCCATCGTATGA
- a CDS encoding S1/P1 nuclease has translation MFRKCIALLVLLCAPFSLLAWGVVGHRAVAKIAENHLSSSAKREIARLLGTETLPLVSTWPDEVRSDPQYSSTGPWHYLNVASGLNFPAFTAQLNATPIIPPTNAYTALLQVRKDLKDPSKTAAEKLFALKFLVHLVGDVHQPLHVGHGEDRGGNSILVSWRGHDTNLHSIWDGDLVEYPGFTYSEMAQAYDHATSSQVKQWQKDDMATWLFESYQLCTPVYAAAATSPKFDYRFYPAFGPLVEQQILKAGIRLAGVLNAVFR, from the coding sequence ATGTTTAGAAAGTGTATTGCCCTGCTGGTGTTGCTGTGTGCGCCCTTTAGCCTGCTGGCCTGGGGCGTGGTGGGCCACCGGGCCGTGGCCAAAATTGCCGAAAACCACCTTTCCAGCTCCGCCAAGCGCGAAATAGCCCGCCTGCTGGGCACCGAAACCCTGCCGCTGGTGAGCACCTGGCCCGATGAAGTCCGCTCGGACCCGCAGTACAGCAGCACGGGCCCCTGGCACTACCTCAACGTGGCGTCCGGCCTCAACTTCCCGGCTTTCACGGCCCAGCTAAACGCGACGCCGATTATCCCGCCTACCAATGCCTACACGGCGCTGCTGCAGGTGCGCAAGGACCTGAAAGACCCCAGCAAAACGGCCGCCGAGAAGCTGTTTGCCTTGAAATTCCTGGTGCACTTGGTGGGCGACGTGCACCAGCCCCTGCACGTGGGCCACGGCGAAGACCGCGGCGGCAACAGCATCCTGGTGAGCTGGCGCGGGCACGACACCAACCTGCACAGCATCTGGGACGGCGACCTGGTGGAGTACCCCGGCTTCACCTACTCCGAAATGGCCCAGGCCTACGACCACGCCACTTCGTCCCAAGTGAAGCAGTGGCAGAAGGACGATATGGCCACGTGGCTGTTTGAGTCCTACCAGCTGTGCACGCCGGTGTACGCCGCCGCGGCCACCAGCCCCAAGTTCGACTACCGCTTTTACCCCGCCTTTGGCCCTTTAGTGGAGCAGCAGATTCTCAAGGCCGGCATCCGGCTGGCGGGCGTGCTCAACGCCGTGTTCCGATAA
- the frr gene encoding ribosome recycling factor, protein MDEEIQFYLDDLAESMSKALAHVNVEMSRIRAGKASPAMLDGLRVDYYGSPTPIGQIATVTAPDARSLLIKPWEKNMVSEVAKAIKNSDLGLNPVTDADGVRLNIPAMTEERRRELVKQAKNESEAGKVRVRGIRKDVNEALRKLLKEGASEDAIKSAEEKVQKTTDTYIAEVERTLSKKETEIMTI, encoded by the coding sequence ATGGACGAAGAAATTCAGTTTTATCTCGACGACCTCGCTGAGTCAATGAGCAAGGCGCTGGCCCACGTGAACGTGGAAATGAGCCGCATCCGGGCCGGTAAGGCCTCGCCGGCCATGCTCGATGGCCTGCGCGTAGATTACTACGGCTCCCCTACCCCCATCGGCCAGATTGCCACCGTTACGGCGCCGGATGCGCGCTCGCTGCTCATCAAGCCTTGGGAGAAAAACATGGTAAGCGAGGTGGCCAAGGCCATTAAAAACAGCGACCTGGGCCTGAACCCCGTAACCGATGCCGACGGCGTACGCCTCAACATTCCGGCCATGACGGAGGAGCGGCGCCGCGAGCTGGTGAAACAAGCCAAAAACGAATCGGAAGCTGGCAAAGTGCGGGTACGGGGCATCCGCAAGGATGTGAACGAGGCCCTGCGCAAGCTGCTGAAGGAAGGTGCTTCGGAGGATGCCATCAAGAGCGCCGAAGAGAAAGTCCAGAAGACAACCGACACCTACATTGCCGAAGTGGAGCGGACACTCAGCAAGAAGGAAACGGAGATTATGACCATCTGA